Below is a window of Zygosaccharomyces rouxii strain CBS732 chromosome C complete sequence DNA.
ATGGCTGCGTTGGCTTGTTCCTGACCAGCATCACGCTGCTTTCCATGTGCTGACGTTTTATAAATCAATTTATCCATCCCATTttcgaagaaaaatttggcATGATCAAATAGAGTATTGTGTTGGCGTCTTTTAACATGATTAATATTCGCAAAACATTTTATTAGACTAATAAAATTTCTGAATCTTGGATACAATACGTTATAGAAACGGGTCACAAATGGATAATCTTGATTTAGTTTCCTTTGTACAATGGCCAATTCTGTTGTCATAATATTAACTTCCGGGAAAATGGCTAGAATTTGATTACCATTTGCCTTCAGATGTTCTTTTATCTTTCTTGGGGGGACAAATGTGTTTTCATCCTGTGTAAGGATATTCTTCACAAACGAAATGTGAGGAAAGTTGCAAATTTTACCCCAGCTAATAAAATTCAAAGGCGGTATTGGTAGCTGGTTTCTTTCCCAAAACTGTTTTAACAGATGTCTTTTCCTAAAATGACCCGCTGTGTTCGGGCTACAACTCTGAACCAAATAGTTAATCAACAGGTAATCGTTGATAGATCTATGATTTGACAGCAGTAGAGTAGTTTTTAGATTTTCTTCACTATCAAAtaattccaaatcatcaCTTTCAGCGGTAATGAAGATCTGTatatttttcttattttttagAGTCATCTGGACGATGTGGAGTTGAAATGAAAGCTGTATtaattgaataaatttaCCCAATGATGGTATCAATGTTTCTTTAACATAAGAAATTATTTTGGGTAAAATACGTCCAGCGTATCTGCCAACGATGGGTACC
It encodes the following:
- the MUM3 gene encoding Mum3p (similar to uniprot|Q08750 Saccharomyces cerevisiae YOR298W MUM3 Protein of unknown function involved in the organization of the outer spore wall layers), which encodes MTIRDSIETHFVGPKLEIQNWSISDWVLVSKRILILGSYAVLHTIVKILQKLLQLLVNNPIIGFILVINGSLWRLVPIVGRYAGRILPKIISYVKETLIPSLGKFIQLIQLSFQLHIVQMTLKNKKNIQIFITAESDDLELFDSEENLKTTLLLSNHRSINDYLLINYLVQSCSPNTAGHFRKRHLLKQFWERNQLPIPPLNFISWGKICNFPHISFVKNILTQDENTFVPPRKIKEHLKANGNQILAIFPEVNIMTTELAIVQRKLNQDYPFVTRFYNVLYPRFRNFISLIKCFANINHVKRRQHNTLFDHAKFFFENGMDKLIYKTSAHGKQRDAGQEQANAAMIVGLPNSLDHVEMTLSDESPKQEPAEGFSNTDEQKESVSINPYLYDLTIVYYRPKYTSTGHDHVHGRIKIHNGYQLEQVNPSLLEMLKPEGKSLSSSDANLSILPPIVVMVHIKKHELDPLLPTKGRNLEKWLEVQWYEKDKLIDSIENGIRIK